The Flavobacterium sp. M31R6 nucleotide sequence TTTTGTTCCAATTGGTTTCTTTGCCTTTCAGGAGTTTGACTTTTTCTTCTTTGTCTATATTCCTATGATCCATTAATGCAAGAGCAGCCAGTCTGGGATTTCCATCATATTTGTTTTGGTAAGCTTCTAAATAGGTTTTAAGGGGATGGTGTTCTAAAAGAAAATACATATCGACAAAATCCTTAATCCTTGTACCGTTTTGGAAGATTGCATGTAGCTTCATGGCACCGATGTCATATAAAGACACCAACCTTATTCCTTCTTCATTCTGGATAGGTTCCTGCCATGGATATTTATGGGAGATAATGTCTACCTTGACACTACCTATATCCAAAAGCATTGTGTTCTTATGAATCTCCCTGATTTTTATCGGATACTGATTAGCTAATTGGGCAAGCATGGCTTGATCATCAAAGTCTTTTGTGGTGAACAGATCCAAATCGATACTTAATCTATGGCCAATCATTAGGCTGAGAGCTGTTCCTCCTACAAGGTTAAAATCTTTCAATTTTTCATCTTTCATGAGTCTTTGAAGAAGTTCCCACATCTCTTTGGTAACTGTTTCTTTGTAGAGCATAATTTCACGTTTTTTATGAAATTAATCCCGAAAGCGAGGCACTCTTAGAAAGTGTCCTGTCGTGGCTTTATTTGACGGAAGTTGTCCTTAAAGCGAAAATCCACATGAGGAAATAATAAGCCAAATGCTTCCACATCCACCAATATTTAGATGGCATTACTAATAATAAAATATATTGGTTTTAAAATTCTTTAGACGAAACCAGTAATAATAGTTATGGAAAGCAACGGCAAAACAACTCCGCATAAAGGAGGCAGGCATCCCAAGAAAGATCCCGCCGTTCACCGCTATTCCATAAGCCTTACGGCTGAAGAAAATGCACGATTCCTTTCTCTTTATGAAGCTTCACGCATGGATGTAATGGCACATTTTATTACCGCATGTGTATTCCAAAAAGGGATTACGACAGTAAAGGTTGACAAGGCAGCCATGGATTACTATATGCGCCTGACCACTTTATTCGGCCAGTTCAGGGCTGTAGGAACCAATTATAACCAAGTGGTAAAAATACTTTACCGCAATTTTTCCGAAAAGAAAGCCGCAACCTATCTCTATAAACTGGAAAAACAGACTGCGGAAATGGCGATGTTATGCCAAAAGATTATCCAGCTAACGGAGGAGTTTGAAGCAAAACACCTGAAAAAATGATAGCTAAAATAGGAAGAGGAAATAATCTTTATGGGGCATTGGTGTACAATCAGCTTAAAGTGGAAAAAGATAATGGACAGGTTTTGTATACCAATAAGATAATTCAAACCCCCGATGGCAGTTATACCGTCAGCCAACTGTTGCGTTCTTTTGAACTGTACCTGCTCGCCAATCGAAAGACAGAAAAACCAGTATTGCATATATCGCTGAATCCTGATCCGAACGATAAGGTAAGTGATGAGCAGTTTGAAAAGCTGGCTCAGGAGTATATGCAGAAAATGGGTTACACAGAACAGCCTTTTGTGGTATTCAAGCATACTGATATTGACCGTACCCATATTCATATTGTATCGGTTTGCGTGGATGAAGAGGGAAGAAAAATATCTGATAAATTTGAAAAAAGGCGTTCTATGGATGTCTGTCGTGAATTGGAAAAAGAATACTGCCTGATATCGGCAATCGAGAAAAAGCAAAATCCACAAAATCAAATATTCAAACCCGTTGATTACAAGGCTGGGGATATAAAGAGCCAGATGGCTTCGGTAATCAGTCATTTACCAAAAAACTATAAATTTGAAGGTTTCGGGACCTATAATACCCTACTTTCCCTTTTCAATATTACCGCCGAAGAAGTCAAGGGCGAATATAACGGAATCCCAAGGCAGGGACTGGTATATTTTGCATTAAATGAAAAGGGAGAAAAAGCAAGCAATCCCTTTAAGGCTTCGCTGTTCGGTAAACAGGCAGGATATGTTCAGCTTCAACAACACTATGCCCAGTCCAAAGAATTGTTGAAAAATGAGCCATCCAAAGCTTTGCTTAAGACAACCATTGAGATGTCCTTTCAGGAGGCATCGAATGAAAGGGAATTCAAAAAACGGTTGTTGGAACGAGGAATTAATACCGTTGTAAGACGAAATGGTGAAGGCAGAGTTTACGGAATTACCTTTGTAGACCATGCTTCAAAATCCGTGTGGAACGGTTCACAATTAGGCAAAAGCCTTTCGGCTAACGTTTTCAACGACTGGTGGAACAATGGCAATAAGATGGAGCAGTCTCTACAGGGAAATCTTGCTTCAAAGAACAATGCCACTACAAATGAAGAGGTCAAACAACCAAACAATCTGTTTGGCTTTTTGGATAAGGAATATCTGTCCTATTACCACGAAGAAAACAATCTTATTGAAGTATTTGGAGGATTATTGCCCAATGCAAAAGCAGAAGACTATGATGAAGAATTATTTGCCAACCAAATGAAAAAGAAAGCCAGACGCAAAAAAAGATAGTAAATACTATCAATTTAATCGCCGGCCTTTTTGGGGATTCACGACAGAGGAGTGATTCATCAAATTGGCTGTATCATTTTAAAAAAATAAAGGCTATCCCGACTTAAGTAGGAGGGAGTGCCTTTGTTTTTTATAACTGTTTCCAATTATTTCTTTGAGACTAAGACAGCCAAAGCGCTTCTTAGGAGAATTTGATAGGCTGTATTTTTTTTGGGATTGGTTAATCTCCCAAAGGGGTGTGTTTGACACAAGTATCTCCTTTAATTAAAAGGTAAATCGTAGCATTGCAATTCAAGTAATCCAGATGAGGGAATAGGGAAAAAGTGATCGAAAAAAGGAATTTAATTTGATAGAAACTAACAATCTTTTATTATATTTGAAGAATATTAAGTTGAATTTTGTTCTTTAAAAGAAAGGTTGTTTTCTTGTAGAAAGCACTTTAAGATACTGAGGAGTGTTTTTGGATATTAAAATGATTTTGTGGCACATTCGTGGCACACGAAGTTTAAAATTTCAGAAAGTATTATTAACACGGGGTTTTTTGGCAATGGTTCGAATCCCTTCCTCTCTGCTGTTAAAAATCGTAAAGCACCATATATAAAGGCTTTACGATTTTTTTTTGTTTAAAATTCCCGACATAGTCCCGACAATTAAAGAAAACCTATATTTTTTTTCTTTTTTTTTGAGTTAATCCTAAAAAAGAGTTTAAAGATTTTTATTATGAATCAATATTTTTAAACAACAATGTAATATGTATATTACAAAAATAAAATAAAATAAATAATTCGAACTTTCTTTAGTCGATACCAAGTAAACTAGATAGAAAACACGAGTTAATAATTGCTTTTGCATCCTCACGCCTGCTTAGAGTATTTTGGTAGTATGTATAACACAATAGCTGGGACTAAAGAATTTAAAACCTCTCTTTTTATTTAAATAAAACACGAGTTAATAATTGCTTTTGCATCCTCACGCCTGCTTAGAGTATTTTGGTAGTATGTATAACACAGTAGCTGGGACTAAAGAATTTAAAACCTCTCTTTTTATTTAAATAAAACACGAGTTAATAATTGCTTTTGCATCCTCACGCCTGCTTAGAGTATTTTGGTAGTATGTATAACACAGTAGCTGGGACTAAAGAATTTAAAACCTCTCTTTTTATTTAAAGCCTTCAAAATTTGACTATTAGATGTTTATAATATTTGTTCCAGTTTGATGCTTTTCAAAATCCAGTCGCTCCACTGCAGAAGGTTGCATTTGTGCCAATGAATAGAGCCAATGGATGCTCCAGTTTGATGCTTTTCAAAATCCAGTCGCTCCACTGCAGAAGGTTGCATTTGCGCCAATGAATAGAGCCAATGGACGCTCCAGTTTGATGTTTTTCAAAATCCAGTCGCTCCACTGCAGAAGGTTGCATCAGTTTCAATTACAAACCGCAAAACTGATTTTTAGAAAAAAGCATTTTAAGAATGTGATTGTAAACCAATGGATGCTCCAGTTTGACGCCTTTCAAAATCCAGTCGCTCCACTGCAGAAGGTTGCATCAGTTTCAATCCTAAACAGCAAAACTGATTTTTAGAAAAGAGCATTTTAAGAATGTGATTGTAAACCAATGGATGCTCCTGTTTGATGCTTTTCAAAATCCAGTCGCTACATTGCAGAAGGTTGCATTTGTGCCAATGAATAGAGCCAATGGACGCTCCAGTTTGATGCTTTTCAAAATCCAGTCGCTCCACTACAGAAGGTTGCATTTGCGCCAATGAATAGAACCAATGGACGCTCTAGTTTGATGTTTTTCAAAATCCAGTCGCTCCACTGCAGAAGGTTGCATCAGTTTCAATTACAAACCGCAAAACTTATTTTTAGAAAAGAGCATTTTAGGATGTGATTGTGAGCCAATAGATGCTCCAGTTTGACGCCTTTCAAAATCCAGTCGCTCCACTGCAGAAGGTTGCATCAGTTTCAATCCTAAACAGCAAAACTGATTTTTAGAAAAGAGCATTTTAAGAATGTGATTGTGAGCCAATGGACGCTCCAGTTTGATGTTTTTCAAAATCCAGTCGCTCCATTGCAGGAGGTTGCATTTGCGCCAATGAATAGAGCCAATGGATGTTCCAGTTTGATGCTTTACAAAATCCAATCATTCCACTGCAGAAGGTTGCATCAGTTTTACTCCTAAACCGCAAAACTGATTTTTAGAAAAGAGCATTTTAGGATGTGATTGTGAGCCAATAGATGCTCCAGTTTGACGCCTTTCAAAATCCAGTCGCTCCACTGCAGAAGGTTGCATCAGTTTCAATCCTAAACCGCAAAACTGATTTTTGAAAAGAGCATTTTAAGAATGTAATTGTGAGCCAATGGACGCTCCAGTTTGATGTTTTTCAAAATCCAGTCGCTCCATTGCAGAAGGTTGCATTTGCGCCAACGAATAGAGCCAATGGATGTTCCAGTTTGATGCTTTACAAAATCCAATCATTCCACTGCAGAAGGTTGCATCAGTTTCACTCCTAAACCGCAAAACTGATTTTTAGAAAAGAGCATTTTAAGAATGTAATTGTGAGCCAATGGACGCTCCAGTTTGATGTTTTTCAAAATCCAGTCGCTCCATTGCAGAAGGTTGCATTTGCGCCAACGAATAGAGCCAATGGATGCTTCAGTTTGATGCTTTTATACTTGCTTTGGTAAAA carries:
- a CDS encoding nucleotidyl transferase AbiEii/AbiGii toxin family protein, whose protein sequence is MLYKETVTKEMWELLQRLMKDEKLKDFNLVGGTALSLMIGHRLSIDLDLFTTKDFDDQAMLAQLANQYPIKIREIHKNTMLLDIGSVKVDIISHKYPWQEPIQNEEGIRLVSLYDIGAMKLHAIFQNGTRIKDFVDMYFLLEHHPLKTYLEAYQNKYDGNPRLAALALMDHRNIDKEEKVKLLKGKETNWNKMTQRLKKAVFNPSISFSESKNQIPPPNKGRGFRR
- the mobA gene encoding conjugal transfer protein MobA — encoded protein: MESNGKTTPHKGGRHPKKDPAVHRYSISLTAEENARFLSLYEASRMDVMAHFITACVFQKGITTVKVDKAAMDYYMRLTTLFGQFRAVGTNYNQVVKILYRNFSEKKAATYLYKLEKQTAEMAMLCQKIIQLTEEFEAKHLKK
- the mobB gene encoding conjugal transfer protein MobB, whose protein sequence is MIAKIGRGNNLYGALVYNQLKVEKDNGQVLYTNKIIQTPDGSYTVSQLLRSFELYLLANRKTEKPVLHISLNPDPNDKVSDEQFEKLAQEYMQKMGYTEQPFVVFKHTDIDRTHIHIVSVCVDEEGRKISDKFEKRRSMDVCRELEKEYCLISAIEKKQNPQNQIFKPVDYKAGDIKSQMASVISHLPKNYKFEGFGTYNTLLSLFNITAEEVKGEYNGIPRQGLVYFALNEKGEKASNPFKASLFGKQAGYVQLQQHYAQSKELLKNEPSKALLKTTIEMSFQEASNEREFKKRLLERGINTVVRRNGEGRVYGITFVDHASKSVWNGSQLGKSLSANVFNDWWNNGNKMEQSLQGNLASKNNATTNEEVKQPNNLFGFLDKEYLSYYHEENNLIEVFGGLLPNAKAEDYDEELFANQMKKKARRKKR